The following coding sequences lie in one Maribacter forsetii DSM 18668 genomic window:
- the ruvX gene encoding Holliday junction resolvase RuvX — MGKILAIDYGEKRIGLAVTDDMKMIAFGLTTVNTPEIFTYLSDYIPRENVDTIVVGEPKQMDNTASESEVHIAPFLVKLAEKFPTIPIKRHDERFTSKMAFQTMLDSGLKKKQRKNKALIDEISATIILQDFLKTV; from the coding sequence TTGGGAAAAATTCTTGCAATTGATTATGGAGAAAAGCGTATTGGGCTTGCAGTAACCGATGATATGAAAATGATAGCATTTGGTTTAACTACGGTCAATACTCCAGAAATATTCACCTATTTATCTGACTATATACCTCGTGAAAATGTAGATACGATAGTAGTAGGTGAACCCAAGCAAATGGATAATACCGCTTCTGAATCTGAAGTACATATTGCACCATTTTTAGTAAAGTTGGCAGAGAAGTTCCCAACAATTCCTATTAAAAGGCATGATGAACGTTTTACATCTAAAATGGCTTTTCAGACTATGTTGGATAGCGGTTTAAAGAAGAAACAAAGAAAGAACAAGGCACTTATTGATGAAATCAGTGCAACTATTATTTTACAAGATTTTTTAAAAACAGTATAA
- a CDS encoding family 20 glycosylhydrolase, whose protein sequence is MMKTFCIRSLFFVSLTLLFIACAEEKKERIAMPTTDLSKASLIPKPLKTIPTNSAFALDQFTAIYTSKNATGFEEVGAFLADKLKDKINLTIPVNSEGTNTVERVIYINQSDSTDLASPEAYQLYINQDSIIINSNTAEGAFRGIQTLRQLVPLESNDTLALQKIWPVPSGKIIDNPNFAYRGSMLDVARHFFSVDDVKKYIDLLSYYKINVLHLHLSDDQGWRIEIKSWPKLTEIGGSTEVGGEAGGFYTQEDYKEIVRYAAERYMTIIPEIDMPGHTNAASVSYPFLNGNGKTLKLYEGMRVGFSTFDTHKDTVYTFIDDVVREISAITPGPYFHVGGDESHVTKKKDYIYFINKVEKIVQKHGKRMIGWDEVAIANVDSTSISQWWASEVNAKKSVDKGMQIIVSPAKKAYLDMEYDTLSKFGLHWAAYIPVDTAYIWTPEEYGIPMENILGVEAPLWSETISNIDELEYLAFPRIIGYSELSWSIKENRDWENYKVRLAEQAPFLDRMDVKYYPSKLIDWKKSDYTYEKIEKD, encoded by the coding sequence ATGATGAAGACCTTTTGTATTCGAAGTCTATTTTTTGTAAGCTTAACATTATTATTTATTGCTTGTGCCGAAGAAAAGAAAGAACGAATTGCAATGCCTACGACAGACCTGTCTAAAGCAAGCCTAATACCAAAGCCTTTAAAAACAATTCCTACTAATTCCGCTTTTGCTTTAGATCAGTTTACAGCTATCTACACCTCTAAAAACGCTACTGGTTTTGAAGAAGTAGGTGCATTTTTAGCCGATAAATTAAAAGACAAAATAAACCTGACCATTCCGGTAAATAGTGAAGGCACTAATACCGTAGAACGAGTTATTTATATCAACCAAAGCGATAGTACGGATCTAGCATCACCAGAGGCTTATCAGCTATACATTAACCAAGATTCTATTATCATCAACTCTAACACCGCTGAAGGAGCTTTTAGGGGAATACAAACATTAAGGCAATTAGTCCCCTTAGAAAGCAACGACACCCTGGCCTTACAGAAAATATGGCCAGTACCATCCGGTAAAATTATTGACAATCCTAATTTTGCCTATAGAGGTTCAATGTTAGATGTTGCAAGACATTTCTTTAGTGTGGATGACGTAAAAAAATATATTGACCTATTATCCTATTATAAGATTAATGTGCTGCACTTACATTTAAGTGATGACCAAGGTTGGAGAATAGAAATAAAATCGTGGCCCAAATTGACAGAAATTGGTGGTAGCACAGAAGTTGGCGGAGAAGCTGGTGGGTTCTACACCCAAGAAGATTACAAAGAAATTGTACGTTACGCAGCAGAAAGATACATGACCATTATCCCTGAGATCGATATGCCCGGTCATACCAATGCGGCATCTGTTTCTTATCCGTTCTTAAACGGTAATGGCAAAACGCTAAAATTATATGAAGGTATGCGCGTTGGTTTCAGCACATTTGATACTCATAAAGACACCGTTTATACTTTTATAGACGATGTGGTAAGAGAAATATCTGCAATTACACCAGGCCCCTATTTTCATGTTGGTGGAGATGAGAGCCACGTTACTAAAAAGAAAGACTATATCTATTTCATTAATAAGGTTGAAAAAATTGTACAAAAGCATGGAAAGCGAATGATCGGCTGGGACGAAGTTGCAATCGCAAATGTAGATTCAACTTCCATTTCTCAATGGTGGGCCAGTGAAGTAAATGCTAAAAAATCGGTAGACAAAGGCATGCAGATCATAGTGTCCCCAGCGAAAAAAGCATATTTAGATATGGAATACGATACACTATCTAAATTTGGACTTCATTGGGCAGCTTATATACCAGTAGATACTGCTTACATTTGGACACCCGAAGAATACGGCATACCTATGGAAAATATATTAGGAGTAGAAGCACCTCTTTGGTCTGAAACCATTAGTAATATTGATGAACTTGAGTATTTGGCTTTCCCAAGAATTATTGGGTATTCTGAATTAAGTTGGAGTATCAAAGAAAATAGAGACTGGGAAAATTACAAAGTAAGATTAGCAGAACAAGCTCCGTTTTTAGATAGAATGGATGTAAAGTATTACCCTTCTAAACTGATAGATTGGAAGAAAAGTGATTACACTTATGAAAAGATTGAGAAAGACTAA
- a CDS encoding GDSL-type esterase/lipase family protein, with product MFKISPLLNGLKKIEILTILAMIVSLSNFAQTENVFTNEVKDITVKYDSIWDSSKETIVFTGSSSVRLWRKLQEEFPEHQIVNSGFGGSQASDLLFFIDELILSYNPKKVFIYEGDNDLWAKKSPVDVLNTTTEIIRRIKAKNASTQVILISAKPSISRWKIRKKYKRLNRKMDRFAKNDPNLFYVDIWKPMMNKRKLKTDIFIEDGLHMNQKGYDIWYTAMKDLVNQP from the coding sequence ATGTTTAAGATATCACCTCTTTTAAATGGATTGAAAAAAATAGAAATACTTACCATTTTAGCAATGATAGTTTCGCTATCAAATTTTGCCCAAACGGAAAATGTATTTACAAACGAGGTAAAAGATATCACCGTTAAATATGACAGTATTTGGGACTCTAGCAAAGAGACCATTGTTTTCACCGGTAGTTCAAGTGTACGGTTATGGCGAAAATTACAAGAAGAATTCCCTGAACATCAAATTGTAAATAGTGGTTTTGGAGGTTCGCAAGCATCAGATCTGTTGTTTTTTATAGATGAATTAATATTATCCTACAATCCTAAAAAAGTATTTATCTACGAAGGTGACAATGACTTATGGGCTAAAAAAAGTCCTGTAGATGTTCTTAATACCACCACAGAGATCATCCGTCGAATAAAAGCAAAAAATGCATCTACACAGGTTATTTTAATATCGGCAAAACCAAGTATCAGCCGATGGAAAATCAGAAAAAAGTATAAAAGGTTAAATAGAAAAATGGATCGTTTTGCAAAAAACGATCCTAACCTATTTTACGTAGACATTTGGAAACCTATGATGAACAAGCGAAAACTAAAAACTGATATATTTATTGAAGACGGACTTCATATGAACCAAAAAGGTTATGATATTTGGTACACAGCCATGAAAGATTTAGTAAACCAACCCTAA
- a CDS encoding MIP/aquaporin family protein, translating to MLNDLKSNQTMITYIFEFIGTAMLILIGNGIVANIVLKGTKGADAGWTGISLAWGIAVFIGVFISADASGAHLNPAVTVALAVAGKFTWTLVPGYIVAQILGAMMGNFLVWLNYKKQYEATEDTDAILATFSTSPAIKSPFWNLMTEIIGAFALVFGVFYIAGGSMGDSAVSLGSLDALPVALLVMGIGFGLGGPTGYAINPARDFGPRLLHAILPIKNKGNSNWGYAWVPIVGPIIGGVLAALLYMFIETMQ from the coding sequence ATCTTAAACGACTTAAAATCCAACCAAACTATGATTACGTATATTTTTGAATTTATTGGAACCGCAATGTTAATTCTAATAGGAAACGGCATTGTTGCCAATATCGTTTTAAAGGGAACAAAAGGTGCAGATGCCGGATGGACGGGCATATCTCTCGCCTGGGGTATTGCAGTGTTCATTGGGGTATTTATTTCTGCCGATGCCAGTGGTGCTCATTTGAACCCAGCCGTGACCGTTGCGCTTGCCGTGGCCGGAAAATTTACTTGGACATTGGTACCAGGTTATATAGTTGCACAAATTTTAGGAGCCATGATGGGTAACTTTTTGGTATGGCTTAATTACAAAAAACAATATGAAGCTACAGAAGATACCGATGCTATTTTAGCCACCTTCTCTACTTCACCCGCAATTAAAAGTCCGTTTTGGAACTTGATGACCGAAATTATTGGTGCCTTTGCACTTGTTTTTGGCGTATTCTACATTGCCGGTGGCAGTATGGGCGACAGTGCCGTATCATTAGGATCCCTAGACGCCTTACCGGTTGCACTATTAGTAATGGGAATTGGCTTTGGTCTGGGCGGACCTACGGGTTACGCTATTAATCCTGCACGTGATTTTGGTCCACGTTTATTACATGCTATTCTTCCTATAAAAAATAAAGGTAATAGTAACTGGGGCTATGCGTGGGTGCCAATTGTTGGTCCTATCATTGGCGGAGTATTGGCTGCACTATTATACATGTTTATCGAAACCATGCAATAA
- the def gene encoding peptide deformylase produces the protein MILPIIAYGDPVLRKVADDIDKDYPKLNDLIANMWETMYNASGVGLAAPQIGLPIRIFLVDTTPFSGDEDLTEDEQKQLDGFKKVFINATIEEETGDEWAFNEGCLSIPDVREDVSRKSTIKISYLDENFIEHEETYDGLLARVIQHEYDHIEGVLFTDKLSALKKRMLKGRLTNISKGKINADYRMKFPAMKKGR, from the coding sequence ATGATTTTACCCATTATTGCATACGGTGACCCCGTATTAAGGAAAGTAGCGGATGATATCGATAAAGATTATCCAAAGCTGAATGATTTGATTGCTAACATGTGGGAAACCATGTATAATGCTAGTGGTGTAGGTCTTGCTGCTCCACAAATAGGGCTGCCAATTCGTATATTTTTAGTGGATACTACACCTTTTTCAGGTGATGAGGATTTAACTGAAGATGAACAAAAACAGTTAGACGGATTTAAAAAAGTTTTTATCAATGCTACTATTGAAGAAGAAACTGGCGATGAATGGGCGTTTAATGAAGGTTGTCTTAGTATACCAGATGTACGTGAAGATGTTAGTAGAAAAAGTACTATAAAGATTTCTTATTTAGATGAGAATTTTATAGAGCACGAAGAAACATATGATGGTCTTTTGGCCCGTGTTATTCAACACGAGTATGACCATATAGAAGGGGTGTTGTTTACCGATAAATTATCTGCTTTAAAGAAGAGAATGTTGAAAGGTAGACTAACTAATATATCTAAAGGAAAGATTAACGCTGACTACCGTATGAAATTTCCTGCAATGAAAAAAGGACGTTAA
- a CDS encoding alpha/beta hydrolase, whose protein sequence is MKHFILLTCIFISMNVLAQKTVDLPYEESPTVKWSTAEREYYSDIWENEVITNVAVPRLEVFEADTPNGTSVIVAPGGGLYGLSIESEGRAVAKWLNKQGITAFVLKYRLVPTGIDGIQEISDESVNNPAKIGERVTPVLPLSIADGLAAVTYVRTNANKMNLDPNKIGFMGFSAGGAVTMGVTFNYTEANKPNFIVPVYPWMTVIGQYTVPQDAPPMLVICASDDPLGLAKPSADLYSAWLTNGKNTGMHMYSKGGHGFGMKAQNLPSDNWIARFYEWALTEGFTVTAKK, encoded by the coding sequence ATGAAGCATTTTATACTACTTACCTGTATTTTTATATCTATGAATGTACTTGCCCAAAAAACGGTAGACCTGCCTTATGAAGAAAGTCCCACTGTAAAATGGTCTACAGCAGAAAGGGAATATTACTCTGACATTTGGGAAAATGAAGTTATTACCAATGTTGCTGTACCAAGACTAGAAGTTTTTGAGGCAGACACACCAAATGGAACTAGTGTTATTGTAGCACCAGGTGGCGGACTTTACGGCTTAAGCATTGAAAGTGAAGGTAGAGCTGTTGCTAAATGGCTGAACAAACAAGGTATCACAGCTTTTGTACTAAAATATAGATTGGTGCCTACTGGCATTGACGGTATACAAGAAATATCCGATGAAAGCGTAAATAACCCAGCGAAGATCGGAGAAAGGGTTACTCCCGTTTTACCACTTTCCATCGCAGATGGTCTAGCCGCCGTTACCTACGTAAGAACAAATGCCAATAAAATGAATTTAGATCCCAACAAAATTGGATTTATGGGCTTTTCTGCAGGTGGTGCGGTAACTATGGGCGTGACATTTAACTATACCGAAGCAAATAAACCAAACTTTATAGTACCGGTTTATCCTTGGATGACGGTAATAGGCCAATATACCGTACCCCAAGATGCGCCACCAATGTTAGTGATTTGCGCATCTGATGACCCTTTAGGACTGGCAAAGCCAAGTGCAGATTTATATTCCGCCTGGTTAACAAATGGGAAGAATACAGGAATGCACATGTACTCTAAAGGCGGACACGGTTTTGGAATGAAAGCACAAAACCTGCCATCTGACAATTGGATTGCAAGATTTTACGAATGGGCGTTGACGGAAGGTTTTACCGTAACGGCTAAAAAATAA
- a CDS encoding DUF5606 family protein, whose product MGLEKILSVAGKPGLYKLITQTRTGFVAESLLDGKRITVSLRSSVSVLSEIAIYTLEEEVPLRDVFKKIQEKENGGKTSIGHKEEKIKLEEYFFEVLPNYDEDRVYVSDIKKVIQWYNILTENKITDFSNEEVASEEASEEE is encoded by the coding sequence ATGGGGTTAGAGAAAATTTTATCCGTTGCGGGAAAACCAGGTTTGTATAAATTAATTACCCAAACCAGAACAGGTTTTGTAGCGGAGTCTTTGTTAGATGGAAAAAGAATAACAGTAAGCTTACGTAGTAGCGTAAGTGTATTGTCTGAAATAGCTATTTATACTCTTGAGGAAGAAGTGCCTTTAAGAGATGTATTCAAGAAAATACAAGAGAAAGAAAATGGTGGTAAAACATCTATTGGTCATAAAGAAGAGAAAATAAAACTAGAGGAATATTTTTTCGAAGTATTACCAAATTATGATGAAGATCGCGTTTATGTTAGTGATATCAAGAAAGTTATTCAATGGTATAATATTCTAACAGAAAATAAGATTACCGATTTTTCTAACGAAGAAGTTGCAAGTGAAGAAGCTTCTGAAGAAGAATAG